A genomic window from Pseudonocardia broussonetiae includes:
- a CDS encoding Rieske (2Fe-2S) protein, whose translation MPDAQIDRRTVVIGAAALTAGLTVAGCAAGAGSAPAASGPLAAADVPVGGATIFADRAVVVTQATAGSFAAFSTVCPHQGCNVNAVEGAEIVCPCHDSRFDLTGAVLTGPAESGLAAVPVTVSGSELTLD comes from the coding sequence GTGCCCGACGCCCAGATCGACCGCCGCACCGTCGTGATCGGCGCCGCCGCGCTGACCGCGGGCCTGACCGTCGCCGGCTGCGCCGCCGGGGCCGGCTCCGCGCCCGCCGCGAGCGGACCGCTCGCCGCCGCCGACGTCCCCGTCGGCGGCGCCACGATCTTCGCCGACCGGGCCGTCGTCGTCACCCAGGCCACCGCGGGCAGCTTCGCGGCGTTCTCGACGGTCTGCCCGCACCAGGGCTGCAACGTCAACGCCGTCGAGGGCGCGGAGATCGTCTGCCCGTGCCACGACAGCCGGTTCGACCTCACCGGCGCCGTCCTGACCGGCCCCGCGGAGAGCGGCCTGGCCGCCGTGCCCGTCACGGTGTCGGGCAGCGAGCTCACGCTCGACTGA
- a CDS encoding class I SAM-dependent methyltransferase: MTGGTIPSPNLWNWPEVYERENRAQDVDGAIWDALREEAPWAGADVVDVGCGDGFHLPHFAREAASVVGVEPHPPLVRRARERGLPVVRGGAAALPLPDASADLVHARTAYFFGPGCEPGIEEAERVLRPGGALAIVDLDATQAPYGDWMRADIPHYDPVRAERFFVRRGFSLRRIATRWTFEDRATLEEVLRIEFSRAVADRAIAATPGLTVPVAYRLHVRRRGATGRLSRA; encoded by the coding sequence ATGACCGGCGGCACCATCCCGAGCCCCAACCTCTGGAACTGGCCGGAGGTCTACGAGCGGGAGAACCGCGCCCAGGACGTCGACGGGGCGATCTGGGACGCACTGCGCGAGGAGGCCCCGTGGGCCGGGGCGGACGTCGTCGACGTCGGCTGCGGCGACGGCTTCCACCTGCCGCACTTCGCCCGCGAGGCCGCCTCGGTGGTGGGGGTGGAGCCGCACCCGCCGCTCGTGCGACGGGCGCGGGAGCGCGGCCTGCCGGTGGTCCGGGGCGGCGCTGCCGCGCTGCCGCTGCCCGACGCGTCCGCCGACCTGGTGCACGCCCGCACCGCCTACTTCTTCGGGCCCGGCTGCGAGCCCGGCATCGAGGAGGCCGAGCGCGTGCTGCGCCCGGGCGGCGCGCTCGCGATCGTCGACCTCGACGCCACGCAGGCGCCCTACGGCGACTGGATGCGCGCCGACATCCCGCACTACGACCCGGTGCGCGCCGAGCGGTTCTTCGTGCGCCGCGGGTTCTCGCTGCGCCGCATCGCCACCCGCTGGACGTTCGAGGACCGCGCGACGCTGGAGGAGGTGCTGCGCATCGAGTTCTCCCGCGCCGTGGCCGACCGGGCGATCGCGGCCACTCCCGGCCTCACCGTGCCGGTGGCCTACCGGCTGCACGTGCGCCGCCGCGGCGCGACGGGCCGGCTCAGTCGAGCGTGA
- a CDS encoding phosphatidate cytidylyltransferase, whose translation MTPGQAAAPRQLKSARLGRNLVAAVVVGVSMGAIILSSLLFVRQFFVPVLAVSAAIATWELAGALRRGAGIEVPLPVVLVGGQATIWLAWPFGTAGLAGSFALTMVATLLWRMRGGASHYVRDVTATVFTAAYVPLCCGFAVLMTVAPDGLGRVLTFMLPVVASDVGGYAAGVLFGRHPMAPTISPKKSWEGFAGSQIAGMATGALCVHLLLDGPWLAGVLTGSLLVVSATLGDLVESMVKRDLGIKDMGNLLPGHGGMMDRLDSLLPTAVVAWLLLTVLVPA comes from the coding sequence TTGACGCCCGGGCAGGCCGCGGCGCCGCGGCAGCTGAAGTCGGCGCGGCTGGGGCGCAACCTGGTCGCGGCGGTCGTGGTCGGCGTCTCGATGGGCGCGATCATCCTGTCGTCGCTGCTGTTCGTGCGGCAGTTCTTCGTGCCGGTGCTCGCGGTGTCCGCGGCCATCGCCACCTGGGAGCTCGCCGGCGCGCTGCGCCGCGGGGCGGGGATCGAGGTGCCGCTGCCGGTGGTGCTGGTGGGCGGGCAGGCGACGATCTGGCTGGCCTGGCCGTTCGGCACCGCGGGCCTCGCCGGCTCGTTCGCGCTGACGATGGTGGCCACGCTGCTCTGGCGGATGCGCGGGGGCGCGTCGCACTACGTCCGCGACGTCACCGCCACCGTCTTCACCGCCGCCTACGTGCCGCTGTGCTGCGGTTTCGCCGTCCTCATGACGGTCGCGCCCGACGGGCTCGGGCGCGTGCTCACGTTCATGCTCCCCGTCGTCGCCTCCGACGTCGGCGGCTACGCGGCGGGCGTGCTGTTCGGCCGCCACCCGATGGCGCCCACGATCAGCCCGAAGAAGTCCTGGGAGGGCTTCGCGGGCTCGCAGATCGCGGGCATGGCGACAGGCGCGCTGTGCGTGCACCTGCTGCTCGACGGGCCGTGGCTGGCCGGGGTGCTCACCGGGTCGCTGCTCGTGGTGTCGGCGACGCTGGGCGACCTCGTCGAGTCGATGGTCAAGCGCGACCTCGGCATCAAGGACATGGGCAACCTGCTGCCCGGTCACGGCGGCATGATGGACCGCCTCGACTCGCTGCTCCCGACGGCCGTCGTCGCGTGGCTGCTGCTCACCGTGCTCGTCCCCGCATGA